The genomic region CGTCCGCGTCGACCGCGTCCGCCCGCCCGACAGCTCGTCGATCGTCAGGGCGGCGCTCACCAGCGCGAGGTGGCTGAGCCCCTGCGGCAGGTTGCCGAGGAACGCGTGGTCGTCGGCGTCGATCATCTCGGAGTACAGGCCGACGTCGTTGCCGAGCTCGACCAGCTGGTCCATGAGCTCCCGCGCCTCGTCCATCCGGCCGACGCACGCGTAGGCGCCCGCGAGCCAGAACGCGCACGCCGTGAACGTGCCCTCCTCCTCGGGCATGCCGGAGTAGCGGTACAGCAGCGGCCCGCGGCCGAGCTCGGAGCGCAGCGCGTCGAGCGTGCGGGACATGCGCTCGCCGCGGTCGAAGCCGGAGATCGAGTGCAGCAGGATGCTCGCGTCGAGCCGCTGGCTGCCGGGGTGCATGACGTACGCGCCACGCCCCTCGTCCCAGCACTCCTCCTCGACCCAGGTGCGGATGCGGTCGCGCTCGGCGCGCCACCGGTCCGGCACCCCGGGGATCTGGCCGAGCTCCGCGAGCTCGACGGCGCAGTCGAGCGCCTGCCAGCAGCCGAGCTTCGAGGTCGTGTAGTGCTGCTCGTCCTCGAGCTCCCACATGCCGGCGTCGCGCTTCTGCCACATGTCGCACGTGCGGTCGGCGAAGGTCGCGAGGAGGCGGCCGGTGTCCGCGTCGAGCACGTTGCCGTCGCGGACGTACGTCCGCACCACGTCGAACAGGTCGCCGAAGACGCCGAGCTGCAGCTGCGACTGCGCGTCGTTGCCGTCCACGACGGGGCCGACGCCGCGCCACCCCGGCACCTCGGGGTTCGCGCTGCCCTCGGGCACGCCGCCCTCGAGGGAGTAGAAGACGTGGAGGTCGGGGCCGTTGTCGCGGATCGTGCGGAGCATCCACGACACCGCCGCGTGCGTCTCCTCGCGCAGGCCGAACTTCACGAGCGCGTTCACCGTGTACGCGAGGTCGCGCACCCAGGCGAAGCGGTAGTCCCAGTTCTTGCCGCCGCCCAAGCGCTCGGGCAGCGATGTCGTCGCGGCCGCGGCGATGGATCCGGTGGGCGCGTGCACGAGCAGCTTGAGCGCGAGGGCGCTGCGCTGCACGGCCTCGGCCCACTCGCCCTCGTAGCGGAACTCGGCGCTCCAGCCCTCCCAG from Clavibacter michiganensis subsp. insidiosus harbors:
- a CDS encoding glycoside hydrolase family 15 protein, whose product is MATPASRPAPERIDGYVALRSYAAIGDGRTVALIAEDGDIDWLPLPNLHTPPAFAAILDAPHGGRITLRPDEDFEVTRAYVPGTNVLTTTFTTASGSVRVTDALVTGVAGRLPWSELGRRIEGITGEVAMSWLVAPGTALGTSSPWVQSTHNGPVIRVDGVTLAVVGLDHGPAEPGTQSLAGAFTTKEGSRHVLTMVGTEREPVRIPNPEIVDEGIDRTIRNWEGWSAEFRYEGEWAEAVQRSALALKLLVHAPTGSIAAAATTSLPERLGGGKNWDYRFAWVRDLAYTVNALVKFGLREETHAAVSWMLRTIRDNGPDLHVFYSLEGGVPEGSANPEVPGWRGVGPVVDGNDAQSQLQLGVFGDLFDVVRTYVRDGNVLDADTGRLLATFADRTCDMWQKRDAGMWELEDEQHYTTSKLGCWQALDCAVELAELGQIPGVPDRWRAERDRIRTWVEEECWDEGRGAYVMHPGSQRLDASILLHSISGFDRGERMSRTLDALRSELGRGPLLYRYSGMPEEEGTFTACAFWLAGAYACVGRMDEARELMDQLVELGNDVGLYSEMIDADDHAFLGNLPQGLSHLALVSAALTIDELSGGRTRSTRTPRGQR